The genomic stretch ATTAATGATAAATATAACGAAAAtgataaagaaataaagataaaaataataaaataatataccgTAATAAGTCGAGACAAAATTATTACAGCCCCGGCATAatatattaatgaaattttctattcttaAATATCTTATTAATAATGGAACAGTATTCTAATCTTGAAATCTATAATTTTAGGAATGGCTGTTCACTCCTGGCCTCCTTTTCGGTCCAGTTGTAGAAGAACGTGGTCCTTATGCCTTCATCTCACGTCCACCGATCGAAATTATCAATAGTGGAGACGCATACGATGTCCCTTGGATTTCCGGAGTGGTTAGGGAAGAAGCATTATACATAACTGGTCTGATATttcataatataaaattaattacacttCTGTCGTGTATATAATTGTATATAAATGTCATTTTCGTAGAATTAATCGATAATAAGACGCTAATAAGGCATCTAAACAACCACTGGGACGATATTGCACCCTATTTGCTCGGTTTTTACGATACAGTTCCGCGCAGTCAGTATAAACGGCTGGCAGAAAAGATCAGAAAACATTATCTAGGATCTGAACCATTCGACGACAAGACTCTGACGACGACGTTATATATGATAAGTCATCGAATGTTCGAGCATGGTTTCGAGAAGGCTGTGAGATTGCAAGCTGAGAAAAATAAGAGCCCCGTATGGTCCTACTACTATAATTACAAACCTACGCCCCGCCAGAGTGAACTTATGAGTAATTCGATAAACAATCttggtaattatttttatattctctAGTTGAATTTCAACAGAAGATCGACAATTAGTATTATTAGTAGTGTATGCAACGTATTAAATATTACCAGTATAAAGTATACGAAAAAGGTGCACTAAATTAACGATTTTACCCACACAGGAGTAAACTATAGCGATGACATACGCCTTGTGATCGATTCTTACATCTCAGATGTCACTGAACCACAGGATGTAAAAATGCAACAAATACTACTGGATTTTTACACGTCATTTGCTATAGAAGGGTGaataaattcaacaattttctcaacgacTAACCACACATTTCTTTCTACACTAGTGCTGGACAATGAatctttaaatatttcagaaaacCTCGAGTCGGACATGCAGACTGGCAGCCATTGAATCTCAACGACAAAGAATTCCATTATCTGAACATATCTAACCCAGAAAGTATAAAAATGGAGTTCAACCCCGACTTTGCTCAAAAGCATTTCTGGGACTCGATAAACTTTAACGAAAACaaagtacattaattataatataagaagataatattctttcaaaattcgCTACGTTGTActtacatatttaataatacttGCGTGCCATATGTAAAATTCTAAGTAAAATTATTTCTAAACAAACGGAATCAACCTTTCAAAATGAAACATCAACGATCCCTTCTAATTCAATGCAGTGAGAATCTCTGAGCTCTACGAAATCGTTTATTCATATAAGAGGACACTTTGTACAAGTACGTACTGtcaaaaccaatttttatacgTTCCTGTTAGGTATTAAATTACagattgtttataaaaattttgacGAAATAACGTATCCCGGCCgcatgaattaattaatatcgCGCATGCAGACTAACACGTAACTTATATTCTAATTTACCGAGTAAATAGAAACTCGTGTAAAAAAATCGCCGCGTGAATTGCGACTATGTTTGAAATTATTAAGCGTCACTAATTTTGACATTTTGTAttccaaaaaattctaaaacgTCGTACAGATACATGCAAATAAACTGTGTTAATTTGGTTGCAAAATACAGCCGGGGCTGAATAATTTTGGTTGCATAGTTTCCTTGCTCAAAATTCCCcagaagaattaattttttctctttTGACACttctttcatttattaattgttaCATAAATATCAATTATACTTTGCATAACACCTCGAATTTGTTCATACCGATATTACAAGGTACAAACATCACTCATtttttacatatatacatatatatagtagTATATatagcatatatatatatatatgctacTTTTTCTCATACAGTAGAGGTCTGACCTCGAATTCTCACCTTCACACGCAATTCTGTGaacatttttcataaaaaacgttcatagcgtgaatcaataaatttttca from Lasioglossum baleicum unplaced genomic scaffold, iyLasBale1 scaffold2391, whole genome shotgun sequence encodes the following:
- the LOC143221438 gene encoding carboxylic ester hydrolase-like; its protein translation is EWLFTPGLLFGPVVEERGPYAFISRPPIEIINSGDAYDVPWISGVVREEALYITELIDNKTLIRHLNNHWDDIAPYLLGFYDTVPRSQYKRLAEKIRKHYLGSEPFDDKTLTTTLYMISHRMFEHGFEKAVRLQAEKNKSPVWSYYYNYKPTPRQSELMSNSINNLGVNYSDDIRLVIDSYISDVTEPQDVKMQQILLDFYTSFAIEGKPRVGHADWQPLNLNDKEFHYLNISNPESIKMEFNPDFAQKHFWDSINFNENKVH